One window of the Leishmania panamensis strain MHOM/PA/94/PSC-1 chromosome 8 sequence genome contains the following:
- a CDS encoding hypothetical protein (TriTrypDB/GeneDB-style sysID: LpmP.08.0360) yields the protein MSRDAEAGSASGSSVTSFPSTSLLPRLTRSYSDGLLISQCDSASSHTGSLSAHGMPTNSLTWSPPRPVTCVNVAAPAPAVQSTNASQVSPVWALSTPHPTATVTSARTAAAMERTSASRATCRVVAGCRISPKLTELLRAAATREDGDAPFLDVPAEVLLLESSCGTPSTQHTRRGEPATAAPLQGIAHAYPTEPPLTATSGAHRRTSPSSPASISAAEALMVDPDAPRSSRQHLSYKIHAAPRNGTNSARTSGVLAPLSGTATPPTSPFTKSGARTPASSPVVAYRTTAPPSITSPVSFGGAMLILLTPKSSLSGAEVEVTPALLLGGGTAVTPSVHPSAAQSPGVAATTTSSFSAATGALRPLPSSTPSNAHGGGQHVEVPLCFQGFAVYRHNQLERHISVSSRGRSSPAASAAVTTSVLERSRRTSSVASALSMSGFTDAPYDFDGFLDGAAVSFVGEADDLHGDPLYNGNDSGDTYEDGEGYRMVDDNDDDGDGSCHDVVQRRQRKVVMKGAMPPAAAVAASESESELELSQGQELTSMQWNGNVYTCATANFNVSGPVTRIPIAAHASSSRTERHLRISLMHTTGRSNSASSCGSGGGGSMRLSTFDRTTLTMPQKLFASQGALLRSLSTQTHISTSGGSHRLAGVRSGTAESPSSAPDLPMFVSTSYSPCSGSAAAAAAGGSGAGDRFLPPQVGKGSTCSWERVRCTPAGTVARPATRHCSTRWHGYNDSRTTRRLSGSLHRPLSNLLDTPGGAPKRVQQTRSSSGAEGRTWSSERCGEGRGRGRDRDRPSRASSGGENISCNRSSAQWKRFVIRPPPLHLCNTSSRRRRHALGSPAAADGHADGDDRAADLHECATSASLLPPPSRQALSWQSPATSSTTTGAAAEGQERDLHSAHVRGTTMVTPVPLPHEDIMHTQNRSTMPLGGANGSKVPRPLSCSHREQGQCHHRHGPHRDWHLRLPRLTLPYGTLGVLLTMATLVVAHVIVQCILSNSLTGRHTYVFSELVLFVEDFTLLPVMSCEVFTSSRSKDPARPSLRDLHWTPPKSITRLLCAVIQFMDLTESVPTLSHASQSPSEPRDEKRCAPLRCDDNLGNLSAVAVPTEQPQPITDGNWEGEHSMLDSSMVCISTNSSSIAFRGDIEAAHVTGTRTGIAGGLL from the coding sequence ATGTCGAGAGACGCGGAGGCAGGCTCGGCCTCCGGGTCGAGCGTCACGTCCTTCCCATCAACCTCCCTTCTTCCGCGACTAACTCGGTCCTACAGCGACGGCCTCCTCATCAGCCAGTGTGACTCGGCATCGTCACACACTGGCTCGTTGTCAGCGCACGGGATGCCAACCAACTCACTTACTTGGTCCCCGCCTCGACCGGTAACGTGTGTAAACGTGGCCgctcctgcgccagcagTTCAATCGACGAACGCGTCACAGGTGTCGCCTGTTTGGGCTCTCTCGACGCCTCACCCCACCGCGACGGTGACCAGCGCCAGAACTGCCGCCGCGATGGAGCGCACAAGCGCCAGTCGAGCCACTtgccgcgtcgtcgccggATGCCGGATCTCGCCGAAGCTAACCGAGCTGCTCCGTGCAGCGGCAACGAGGGAAGACGGGGATGCGCCGTTTCTCGACGTACCAGCCGAGGTGCTCCTGCTGGAAAGCAGTTGTGGTACGCCTAGCACTCAACACACTAGGCGTGGCGAGCCGGCCACTGCGGCTCCGCTCCAGGGCATCGCACACGCCTACCCGACAGAACCACCGCTGACAGCAACATCAGGCGCCCATCGACGCACCTCACCGTCATCCCCAGCATCTATATCagccgcggaggcgctcaTGGTGGACCCCGACGCGCCGCGTTCAAGCCGACAGCACTTGAGCTACAAAATCCACGCGGCACCGCGCAATGGTACCAACAGTGCACGCACATCCGGCGTCCTCGCGCCGCTCtccggcaccgccacaccACCGACCTCCCCTTTCACTAAAAGCGGTGCTCGGACGCCGGCCTCGTCTCCTGTTGTTGCGTACAggacaacagcgccgccgtccatAACGTCGCCGGTGTCGTTCGGTGGTGCGATGCTGATCCTCTTGACTCCAAAGTCATCGCTGAGTGGCGCCGAGGTCGAAGTCACTCCGGCACTTCTGCTCggaggcggcaccgccgtcacgccAAGCGTCCACCCAAGTGCTGCACAGTCTCCCGGTGTGGCGGCGACCACCACGAGCTCCTTTTCTGCAGCCACAGGCGCACTTCGGCCTCTGCCGTCCAGCACTCCATCCAATGCCCACGGCGGTGGCCAGCACGTAGAGGTGCCGTTATGCTTTCAGGGGTTTGCAGTGTACCGTCACAACCAGCTTGAGCGGCACATCTCCGTCAGCAGTCGCGGACGTTCGTCACCGGCTGCGTCGGCCGCAGTGACGACCTCGGTGCTGGAGCGGTCACGGCGGACATCGAGTGTCGCCAGTGCGCTCTCGATGAGCGGTTTCACCGATGCCCCGTACGACTTCGACGGTTTcctcgacggcgcagcggtgtcCTTTGTGGGCGAGGCGGATGATTTGCACGGGGACCCACTCTACAACGGTAATGACAGTGGGGACACTtacgaggacggcgagggGTACAGGATGGTCGATGACAATGACGATGACGGAGACGGCAGCTGCCATGATGTCGTTCAGAGACGGCAGAGAAAAGTGGTGATGAAGGGAGCCATGCCtcctgccgccgcagtcgcagcaTCGGAGTCGGAGTCGGAGTTGGAGCTGTCGCAGGGCCAGGAGCTCACAAGCATGCAATGGAATGGCAACGTGTATACCTGCGCGACAGCAAACTTCAACGTCAGCGGGCCAGTGACGCGCATCCCTATCGCGGCGCATGCATCATCATCGCGGACCGAAAGGCATCTGCGCATATCGCTCATGCACACCACTGGCAGGTCCAACTCCGCGTCtagctgcggcagcgggggcggTGGCTCGATGCGTCTCAGCACCTTCGACCGAACCACACTGACGATGCCGCAGAAGCTGTTCGCGTCGCAAGGGGCACTACTGCGCTCACTGTCGACGCAGACGCATATCAGCACCTCTggcggcagccaccgcctTGCCGGCGTCCGCAGTGGCACCGCGGAGAGCCCGTCCAGTGCGCCGGATCTGCCCATGTTCGTATCGACCTCGTATTCACCCTGCTCGGGgtcggcagctgcggccgccgccggcggcagcggtgcgggtGACCGATTCCTTCCTCCACAGGTCGGCAAGGGCTCGACATGCTCATGGGAAAGGGTCCGCTGCACCCCAGCAGGCACCGTCGCGCGACCTGCgacgcggcactgcagcacccgCTGGCACGGGTACAACGACAGCAGGACCACTCGACGCCTTAGTGGCAGCCTCCATCGACCCTTGAGCAACCTGCTCGACACCCCTGGTGGGGCACCAAAACGTGTTCAGCagacccgcagcagctctggtGCTGAGGGGCGCACGTGGAGCTCCGAGAGGTGCGGTGAGGGCAGGGGccgagggagagacagagatAGGCCGAGCAGAgcaagcagcggtggcgagaaTATCAGCTGCAATCGAAGCTCAGCTCAATGGAAACGGTTCGTCATtcgcccaccgccgctgcatctgTGCAACACGAGCAGCAGACGACGGAGGCATGCACTGGGAtcgccggcggcagctgaCGGGCACGCTGACGGTGATGACCGCGCGGCAGACTTGCACGAGTGTGCGACCTCTGCGTCGCTactcccacccccctctcgccaAGCTCTTTCATGGCAGTCACCTGCTACTTCTAGCACGACCaccggagcagcagcggagggccAGGAAAGGGATTTGCACTCAGCGCATGTGCGAGGCACCACCATGGTGACCCCAGTGCCGTTGCCACACGAAGACATCATGCACACGCAGAACCGGTCGACAATGCCCCTCGGTGGCGCCAACGGCAGCAAAGTGCCGAGACCTTTAAGCTGTAGCCATCGCGAACAGGGGCAGTGTCACCATCGCCACGGGCCGCACCGGGACTGGCACTTGCGGTTGCCACGGCTAACGCTTCCGTATGGCACCTTaggggtgctgctgacgatgGCCACCCTTGTTGTCGCCCACGTTATCGTGCAGTGTATTCTGTCAAACTCGCTCACAGGGCGCCACACGTATGTCTTCTCAGAATTGGTTCTCTTTGTGGAGGATTTCACGCTACTGCCTGTTATGTCATGTGAGGTATTCACCAGCTCGCGGAGTAAGGATCCTGCGCGGCCGAGCCTCCGTGACCTGCACTGGACACCACCTAAGAGCATCACGCGGTTGTTGTGTGCGGTCATCCAGTTCATGGATCTCACGGAGTCCGTGCCTACGCTCTCACATGCCTCTCAGAGCCCGTCGGAGCCGCGAGACGAAAAGCGTTGCGCCCCGTTGCGGTGCGACGACAACCTCGGCAACCTCAGCGCCGTTGCCGTGCCCAcggagcagccgcagcccaTCACGGACGGAAATTGGGAGGGCGAGCATAGTATGCTCGACTCCAGCATGGTCTGTATCAgtaccaacagcagcagcatcgctttCCGGGGCGACATAGAGGCAGCACACGTCACTGGCACTCGGACAGGCATTGCAGGCGGTCTCCTTTGA